Proteins encoded together in one Ammospiza nelsoni isolate bAmmNel1 chromosome Z, bAmmNel1.pri, whole genome shotgun sequence window:
- the SECISBP2 gene encoding selenocysteine insertion sequence-binding protein 2 isoform X5 encodes MMEVKLLSELGTGLHSRVLHAAEIPSSQEDTSAKSKVSPKASDEAGANLIPSSLDGRAPADGSAQPHVSWASVLLQPPKKIVSSPASESLSRGKGKQESEPKQSETKNIASETEPEEGSEKKKKKKKKKKKLKSTTDVERPQSESNTVQEPPKIEDVEEFPHLAAASDRRNRVGPQKPSFTSAVRKQSEIHLSEEPCDSQSPSLDETPKVEGLSGKQASSSVLERKKTQETSRSSGKKSQIPVQLDLGGMLAVLEQKQQTEKAKQSPKPVVFSVGGAVPLLSKDPATATRSHRLNQGKMPHNPLDSSAPLVKKGKQREVPKAKRPTPLKKIILKEREQRKLQHLLEQKAAPKDEDNICQTEGNVTENATLLQDNQAALPETQVAEGFPEHTGIKESKEGSVTTKQLTATLPKIHSRNFRDYCSQVLSKEVDSCVTDLLKELVRFQDRLYQKDPVKAKIKRRLVMGLREVLKHLKLKKLKCVIISPNCEKIQSKGGLDETLHNIIDCACEQNIPFVFALNRKALGRCVNKAVPVSVVGIFSYDGAQDHFHRMVQLTTEARKAYKDMIAALEEEAKAGLRETQPSILTPESEKNGLLETSKTSSKDSDEDVPNYIKVWKRKLEEEYNPYALELEKSAAADMGILNLEDHQ; translated from the exons CCCCTGCAgatggctctgctcagccacaTGTGTCTTGGGCCTCGGTACTTTTGCAGCCCCCAAAGAAAATTGTTTCATCACCAGCGTCTGAAAGTCTTTCCAGAGGCAAAGGGAAGCAGGAGAGTGAACCAAAG CagtcagaaacaaaaaatattgcaaGTGAAACTGAGCCTGAAGAAGgatcagaaaagaagaaaaaaaagaagaaaaagaagaagaaactgAAGTCAACCACTGATGTAGAAAGACCTCAAAGTGAATCTAACACAGTACAGGAACCACCAAAGATTGAG GATGTTGAGGAGTTTCCTCAtctggcagctgcttctgatAGGAGAAACAGAGTAGGACCTCAGAAACCATCCTTTACATCTGCAGTCAGAAAGCAGTCTGAA ATCCATCTCTCCGAAGAGCCTTGTGATAGTcagtctccctctctggatGAAACTCCCAAGGTGGAGGGACTGTCAGGGAAACAAGCTTCATCTTCTGtattagaaagaaagaaaactcag GAAACATCCAGGAGCAGTGGTAAGAAGAGTCAAATTCCAGTGCAGTTGGATTTGGGTGGCATGCTTGCAGTCttggagcagaagcagcaaacagAGAAGGCAAAACAGTCTCCTAAACCTGTGGTATTTTCAG TTGGTGGTGCTGTACCATTGCTATCTAAAGACCCTGCCACCGCCACGAGAAGTCACCGTTTAAACCAAGGAAAGATGCCTCATAATCCCTTGGATTCCAGTGCTCCTTTGGTAAAGAAAGGGAAACAGAGAGAAGTACCTAAAGCAAAGAGACCAACTCCCCTTAAAAAg attattctgaaagaaagagaacaaagaaaactGCAGCACCTGTTAGAACAGAAAGCAGCACCAAAAGATGAAGATAACATTTGTCAGACAGAAGGAAATGTTACTGAAAATGCAACACTTCTACAGGATAATCAAGCAG CTCTTCCAGAAACTCAAGTTGCTGAAGGGTTTCCAGAGCACACGGGGATCAAGGAATCTAAAGAAGGTTCTGTGACTACAAAGCAGCTAACTGCCACTCTTCCAAAAATCCACAGCAGGAATTTTAGAGA TTACTGCAGCCAGGTACTTAGTAAAGAAGTTGACAGTTGTGTGACAGATCTCTTGAAAGAACTGGTTCGTTTCCAAGATCGCTTGTATCAGAAAGACCCAGTGAAGGCCAAGATAAAACGCAGGCTTGTTATGGGTCTTAGAGAAGTCCTGAAACATCTGAAGCTGAAAAAACTGAAGTGTGTAATCATCTCTCCTAACTGTGAAAAGATTCAGTCAAAGG GTGGGCTGGACGAGACCCTACACAACATTATTGATTGTGCCTGTGAGCAGAACATCCCCTTTGTTTTTGCCCTAAATCGCAAGGCCCTGGGCCGCTGTGTGAACAAAGCAGTGCCTGTCAGCGTGGTGGGAATTTTCAGTTATGATGGGGCTCAG GACCATTTTCACAGAATGGTACAGCTGACAACAGAGGCTAGGAAGGCCTACAAAGATATGATAGCAGCTTTAGAGGAAGAAGCTAAAGCAGGACTAAGAGAAACCCAACCTAGCATCTTAACtcctgaatctgaaaaaaatggcTTGTTAGAAACTAGTAAAACATCTTCCAAGGACTCAGATGAGGATGTACCAAATTACA TTAAAGTCTGGAAGAGAAAACTTGAAGAAGAATATAACCCATATGCACTAGAATTGGAAAAGAGTGCAGCTGCTGACATGGGGATACTGAATTTGGAAGACCATCAGTAA
- the SECISBP2 gene encoding selenocysteine insertion sequence-binding protein 2 isoform X6: MMEVKLLSELGTGLHSRVLHAAEIPSSQEDTSAKSKVSPKASDEAGANLIPSSLDAPADGSAQPHVSWASVLLQPPKKIVSSPASESLSRGKGKQESEPKQSETKNIASETEPEEGSEKKKKKKKKKKKLKSTTDVERPQSESNTVQEPPKIEDVEEFPHLAAASDRRNRVGPQKPSFTSAVRKQSEIHLSEEPCDSQSPSLDETPKVEGLSGKQASSSVLERKKTQETSRSSGKKSQIPVQLDLGGMLAVLEQKQQTEKAKQSPKPVVFSVGGAVPLLSKDPATATRSHRLNQGKMPHNPLDSSAPLVKKGKQREVPKAKRPTPLKKIILKEREQRKLQHLLEQKAAPKDEDNICQTEGNVTENATLLQDNQAALPETQVAEGFPEHTGIKESKEGSVTTKQLTATLPKIHSRNFRDYCSQVLSKEVDSCVTDLLKELVRFQDRLYQKDPVKAKIKRRLVMGLREVLKHLKLKKLKCVIISPNCEKIQSKGGLDETLHNIIDCACEQNIPFVFALNRKALGRCVNKAVPVSVVGIFSYDGAQDHFHRMVQLTTEARKAYKDMIAALEEEAKAGLRETQPSILTPESEKNGLLETSKTSSKDSDEDVPNYIKVWKRKLEEEYNPYALELEKSAAADMGILNLEDHQ, translated from the exons CCCCTGCAgatggctctgctcagccacaTGTGTCTTGGGCCTCGGTACTTTTGCAGCCCCCAAAGAAAATTGTTTCATCACCAGCGTCTGAAAGTCTTTCCAGAGGCAAAGGGAAGCAGGAGAGTGAACCAAAG CagtcagaaacaaaaaatattgcaaGTGAAACTGAGCCTGAAGAAGgatcagaaaagaagaaaaaaaagaagaaaaagaagaagaaactgAAGTCAACCACTGATGTAGAAAGACCTCAAAGTGAATCTAACACAGTACAGGAACCACCAAAGATTGAG GATGTTGAGGAGTTTCCTCAtctggcagctgcttctgatAGGAGAAACAGAGTAGGACCTCAGAAACCATCCTTTACATCTGCAGTCAGAAAGCAGTCTGAA ATCCATCTCTCCGAAGAGCCTTGTGATAGTcagtctccctctctggatGAAACTCCCAAGGTGGAGGGACTGTCAGGGAAACAAGCTTCATCTTCTGtattagaaagaaagaaaactcag GAAACATCCAGGAGCAGTGGTAAGAAGAGTCAAATTCCAGTGCAGTTGGATTTGGGTGGCATGCTTGCAGTCttggagcagaagcagcaaacagAGAAGGCAAAACAGTCTCCTAAACCTGTGGTATTTTCAG TTGGTGGTGCTGTACCATTGCTATCTAAAGACCCTGCCACCGCCACGAGAAGTCACCGTTTAAACCAAGGAAAGATGCCTCATAATCCCTTGGATTCCAGTGCTCCTTTGGTAAAGAAAGGGAAACAGAGAGAAGTACCTAAAGCAAAGAGACCAACTCCCCTTAAAAAg attattctgaaagaaagagaacaaagaaaactGCAGCACCTGTTAGAACAGAAAGCAGCACCAAAAGATGAAGATAACATTTGTCAGACAGAAGGAAATGTTACTGAAAATGCAACACTTCTACAGGATAATCAAGCAG CTCTTCCAGAAACTCAAGTTGCTGAAGGGTTTCCAGAGCACACGGGGATCAAGGAATCTAAAGAAGGTTCTGTGACTACAAAGCAGCTAACTGCCACTCTTCCAAAAATCCACAGCAGGAATTTTAGAGA TTACTGCAGCCAGGTACTTAGTAAAGAAGTTGACAGTTGTGTGACAGATCTCTTGAAAGAACTGGTTCGTTTCCAAGATCGCTTGTATCAGAAAGACCCAGTGAAGGCCAAGATAAAACGCAGGCTTGTTATGGGTCTTAGAGAAGTCCTGAAACATCTGAAGCTGAAAAAACTGAAGTGTGTAATCATCTCTCCTAACTGTGAAAAGATTCAGTCAAAGG GTGGGCTGGACGAGACCCTACACAACATTATTGATTGTGCCTGTGAGCAGAACATCCCCTTTGTTTTTGCCCTAAATCGCAAGGCCCTGGGCCGCTGTGTGAACAAAGCAGTGCCTGTCAGCGTGGTGGGAATTTTCAGTTATGATGGGGCTCAG GACCATTTTCACAGAATGGTACAGCTGACAACAGAGGCTAGGAAGGCCTACAAAGATATGATAGCAGCTTTAGAGGAAGAAGCTAAAGCAGGACTAAGAGAAACCCAACCTAGCATCTTAACtcctgaatctgaaaaaaatggcTTGTTAGAAACTAGTAAAACATCTTCCAAGGACTCAGATGAGGATGTACCAAATTACA TTAAAGTCTGGAAGAGAAAACTTGAAGAAGAATATAACCCATATGCACTAGAATTGGAAAAGAGTGCAGCTGCTGACATGGGGATACTGAATTTGGAAGACCATCAGTAA